GTGAGGATCACATACTCCATCAACGGGAGCCCAGTGCTGGAGCAGGGAGAGCTCAACAACTTCCCAGAACAGCTGTTACTATAGGAACTGGCTCTACCTAGTTCGTGTTTTGTTTTTAAAGCAGCCAATTGAGAGATTTTGTATTACGTTGtcttattaataattatagatcacTTGTCTTAGGAATATTTGActgaaatgttttcttcaataataattatgtattgtcaTGTTCAACTTTGttcaatgtatataattattgtgtcttcTTATACATTATGTAGTCATGTAATATCTAATAACATGTAAACGCTGGGGGATGAACAGACAATGCACCTGTGACATAAATAATGACTTGactgaatgtacatgtattaactCTGGTAGGGCGGAGCTGGTACTGGGGAGAATGTGTCATAATAGTCCGGGTAGGGGGGAGGGTAGTGACCGTCACTATAGTAATACGGTGGGAAGTGAGGGGCCTGATGCATGTACCAGGacgatggtggtggtggtacAGCCTCGGCCTCTACTGGGAGGGGGGCACCTTGGGCCTTTACTGGGCTTGCTTCAGTGGAGCTGGAGGGTCTGCATGAGGAGGAGTGTGATGGAGTAACAGagcaactactcacacattagCTAATGTTCTTATTCACATAATACAATATGGCTATCATGGGTACAATGTCACCCACCCTGCAGACGACGATGGCTTGTCTGGGTTGGGCAGGAAAGCTTTAGCAAAAGGATTATGCTTGATCTTCATCTGAGTAATCTACAAACACAAATTTAATACAAACAACAGTAGAGTTGTCATCACCTACCAAGTCGTTCTGGTAGGCTGTAACTGCTATAAACTGTGTCTCGGGTAACTCGTGCTCATATATCTCCAGTGAAGGTGTTGCGTCAGTGCAGCTGGCTTCTGTCTGAGTGTGCCCTTGCTGTGGACACACCTTCACCAGGTATGCTACAGGCTGGTAGCGATGCAAAGACGACAATTTCACCTGCAAAAACGTACATTTTTAGTGTAACGAAATGTTGTCATATTTTGTCCTCACCTTGCCTCCGTCATTGTCCTTGTTTGATAGTTTCAGCTTTGAGAACCCGACTGGACTTTGCTTCATCCATCCTTCCCCAGAGGCCGGGGGGAGCGTGTAGATACAGCCGTCTGTTGGCCCGGCCTCACAAGTCACCCCTCTAATCACCGGCTCACTACCTGTCCACTCTCCATTGAGGAACCGCCAGCGACAGCTGTCCTTGACTCGGAGTGCAAGGAGGAGATGGTACGTTGCCAGAGGGTCTAAATCTTCAAGACTCAACTGGATGAGCGGAAACATCCTCCTGCAAGGATAGTGATAGTCTTACACATGAATAAAAATATCAGCAGCAGGGGAttatgttaataattatgcagatgtACAGACTGCTATCTCACCTGCCTGCCTTGGTGATAATCATTTCATTGGTATGCTGATGGAACTCTTT
This genomic stretch from Halichondria panicea chromosome 16, odHalPani1.1, whole genome shotgun sequence harbors:
- the LOC135349555 gene encoding T-box transcription factor T-A-like, with translation MECFQEALQQGEVSLVQLDTALAEQTTRTCPEKQHSLQLDNLELWKEFHQHTNEMIITKAGRRMFPLIQLSLEDLDPLATYHLLLALRVKDSCRWRFLNGEWTGSEPVIRGVTCEAGPTDGCIYTLPPASGEGWMKQSPVGFSKLKLSNKDNDGGKVKLSSLHRYQPVAYLVKVCPQQGHTQTEASCTDATPSLEIYEHELPETQFIAVTAYQNDLITQMKIKHNPFAKAFLPNPDKPSSSAGPSSSTEASPVKAQGAPLPVEAEAVPPPPSSWYMHQAPHFPPYYYSDGHYPPPYPDYYDTFSPVPAPPYQS